The Fusarium musae strain F31 chromosome 10, whole genome shotgun sequence DNA window GTGACCAAGGTTTCTTTGGTGAGATCTGGGGAGAGCAAGAGATGTGGCGCACATGGCGACGCGAGCTCGGCGATGCCATTGATCCCTCTCACAATGTTTCCACCATGGTCCGCGATCAATTCGAGTTCCACGTCGGCCTCGACTACAACCAGACCATCTCCATCCCCACCGTcttcgaagaagatgacggcgATATCCTGACACTCAACAACCAGACATTTATCGCTGAGCGATCTCGAGAGCTCGAGATTGAGCCCGTTCGTCTGACTGGTGTTCCCGAGGAGATTGCCAATGCGACAAATCCTCTTGCGCGCATTCTCTCGGAAGAGGACCGACGCACATTGAACTGGGGCGACATGACTTTGTACGCCGACTTCTTCACCACCGCCATCcccatcaacatccatcacaaCGCCCACATTAACAACCTCAAGACCCGAAGAGTCTTGTGGTGGGACCGCATGTGGTTCTTCCCCTACCTCCGCCAGCTTGTCAACGCGCAGCTCACTCAGCGCCGACAGCAGCCTCTGGGCAGGGTCGAGATCCCCGAAGGTCGGGCTATCTACTGGGGTCTTGAGGCATACCGAACCATCAGGCGGTTCATGCCTGCCCAGCGTGGTATGGTCAACACCGACTTTGACACCGTTTGCACGTCAAGTtgggccaagaaggagaagcagaaTTGGTGGGATGTCGTATTCCAAGATGAACAGGGACCATTGGTACTCAAAGCGTGATTTTAGGTCTTTACATGGGTCATTTGGTGTATATTAAATGTTTAGAAAGGGTTAATCATGGCAATTCTTGGGTTTGAGCGATACTTAAGTGTCTTATTTACCATGCAGTGATGAATAGGTCATCATGCTTCATTAACAACTTCACCGTGCCATCGAATTCTTACTTTGTATAAACCTCCATGATACCGCCCTTGATGTAGATGACAAGTGGCAGATTGCTGCTCAAAACACAAACCCAAGCCACCACTTTTGCTCAAACATACTGATGTTCTGTCGTCGCCTCCTAGACGTCGACTGGACTGTCCTGCCCTGGGTTTGCCTCCTCGTAGtgcatcatcttgacaagCCTGAAGTagccagcagcaagagcacCACCAAGGAGAGGTCCAACCCAGTAGAGCCAGTGATAACCGGGGAAGTCTCTGCCACCGACAGCGCAGCCAAATGATCGTACAGGGTTTAATGATCCGCCTGTCACAAAGACGCCTGGAATTTTACCATCAACAACGTGCCAAGTAGTAATAACAAGGGAGGCTTCCTACCTGGAATGAGGGCCACGAAAACAGATAGACCAATGCCAATTGGCGCGAGGAATGTATCGCGGGACTTCTCCGCCGCAAGCAtcaagacgacgaagaccaaCTGGGCTGTAAAGAACATCTCAAGAAAGACGCCTTGTGCTATCGAAGTATTGGGACCGAGCGTTGTGTTTGCCTGCGAGGCACTTCCGGGGAACATGGCTTCGACGAGACCACCCGCGCACATCGAGGCGATGAGCTGGGCTGGAAATAGGTACAGCGCTCGCATCCATGGCAATTGGCCAGCAAGACAGAGACCGAAGGTGACCTAGGGACAGAGCCGTCAGCACATCGAGCTTGTCAACGAGTTAAATAGCTTACCGCAGGGTTGAACAATCCACCGCTGATTCGGTAGAAGGCCCAAACATTAACCAAGAGGGAGAAGCCGTATGCCATCGCGATCCAGATAATAGTGTTGTTGGCCAATGTGCCATTAGGCCCAGTGGCAGGCTCTTGAAGAACAGCAATAATGTTGCCAGCATAGCCAAAGTACAAGAATAAGAAAGTACCAACAAATTCACCAGATGCCGCTACCATGTGAGTGCCGAATTCGCTGAGATGAGTCTTCTGCTGCTTatagtggtggtggtggccatTGAAGCCATTCGCAGCTTGAACTTCAGCAGCGTTTGCCATATTCGCAACGTCGTGGATTTTCGCGCGCGATGACTGGTTAGTTTTCTTCGAGGCCTGGACCCTGAAAGGAAAGATTAAGTAGAAAGAAGAAACCTGGTGTGAGCGAAAAACAGGGAAACGCAGAAAGCATTTACGGGGATGGTAGAGGTATTGGTGTAAACCCGGGGAATGCCCAACGGCTGACGTAGTAACTACGGTCTACTCCCTTCTCATCACTTTCTAATTCTTTCATATTGGCGTGGCTGCAGGTATGACGCGCACAAAGCTGGCCTCTGTGAGACTGCTGCGCTACGAAAGTGTCAAAATGACAACGTCAGGATTGCAACGGCACTGAGCAATTCCACAGCTGACATCAAGCCCGTCTGCTTGGCGCCAGTCGAGTCTCAGACTATTGAATTGGCAATGTCAACGGGGCTGATTATTACCACTTCTTTATTGGACAGAAGCTGGACTAGCCGGGCTTTACGTCCGGGAATGAAGATCACAAAGCCTAATGTAGAAAAGTGTGCAGCCAGTCTGGCGTCGTACTAGACCGTTTGGATCAGGCCATCGGACGATCACTGTTCAATCTGTGTTTTTGCAAATATCACATCATATGCAGCGAGCCGCGTTTGTCGACCAGAGAATTGTTTACAAAGCCGAGCTTTGGTGCAACCTTTGATCGACCGTTTCTTGGCGTACATATCTTATCACGGCAATTGGGCTGTGTCCCCATTGTTGGTGTCGACAAGCTAACAAGTCCGTGCTGAGCTAGGCGATCTTGAGCTACTATGACTCCAGCTACATCACGATTTCGCGCTTGGGGATCATCAATATACTAACGTATACTAGCAGTGAGCTGAGGGTCTCTGTATCTGCATATCTGTTGATCAAGACGAAACTAGAACTGCCGCCAAGGAAACAAAGCGCTACCAGGCCTCAAGACGCCTCATCTCATGGCGATGCTGTGTTCTCAACGGGGTGGCAGACGATGACCGAATGTTCCTTGGAGAACCAAAACTCGATATTCCCTTCCATCTTCGAGCACTTCCAGTCATCGCCGCTGTGTGCATGGTCCGACTCACTTCCGATCTCGACGTGAACGCCCCGCACTATCGCCGGTGTAGGTTGAACGTGACAGTAGCACAACCGCCGTGGCCTCAGATACGTTTTCGCATGATAATGCCCGAATCTACAGTCTCCCAAGGCTCTCTGGGCACCGTTGCTATAATCAAATATCATACCCTTGCACTCAAAGTTCTCGTCTTCGAGAACCTGAATGCCAGTCACGTCTTTTAATGGCGCCACGGAAAGATACATATGCTCGAACATTAGATGAAGCAGAGGGTCCATATTCGGCCAGCGGCTGTTGAACGGAGGTAGGCTGTCATGGTGCTGCCTCCGCGGATATGTCCCGAATACAGTAGCTGGTCCGACATCTGCAACATTGTGAATGAGCAGTCCCGGGCTTGACTGGCTAAGAACGATATCTCTGTGCTGCCTCAGATGGCATGGGCCAACATACACATCCCCGGCTAGCTTTGTACGAATCTGTCTTCATCAGCACTGTGAATTCAATCACGAAAGGAACATATTACCATGAAAAAGGGCTTCTGCGTTGTGGCCCCTCCCCCTTCAACCTTCAACCGCATCGCGATCGCGGTaatttcttcatctctcgGCATCGGAAGGTAAATCCATACGGTACTTTCCTGTCTTTTCGCAGGAAGGCGGTCAAATGTTTTCGTTGCATACGGCTTCGCACGTGTATGCGCGTGTATTGCGTAGAGCTTgctgaaagagaagaaaaacgTGAGGCCGGTTACACTGCGTAAGTTGGTGGTCTTGAATTGCATGGACGGTATAACACGGCCGTAAAAGTCGCAGTCCTCAATACCAGGGGGGCTGGGGGTATCCCAGATGTGAAACCCCGACAGAGATGCAGGTAGCTCAAGCCGCAGCACGTGGAACTGGGTTTACTAGTCAGTTCGTATCATTCCAATATCCggagcatcatcatcaccttcagTACGGCCACAACATCCTGGAAGCATGCCGTAGGGGCAATAACAAATGCCTCCCTGTCCGAACGATGTCCTGGTTCGTATGACGATTTCGACAGCCTTTCTACCTTACGTATCCCCCTGTGATCAAGAGTTAAGCGTACTACGGGCGGACAGTTGCTTGATAACACAGCAGCATAATTTCCTCGTGTCCAAGATAGGATATTACACAAAGGTATCGAGATAACTGGCGGAGCGGTATCGGACATTAAGCGGGACAATTCCCGAGCTGTGCTGAGAACGTGGATGTACCGCCAGAACGTTGCCGAATCGCTGTATTCTTGTACCATCTGGATGAGCTCTGCTGGTAGGAGCTTCAGTAGTCGAATGCCATAAGCTTCTGCTTTCTCGCGGACAATTTCGATGTCAAGCCCCGTTTCGCGATCCAGATGAAGCATGGGAGCGCGTTGCCAGAGGTTCCTCTTGCCAATTGTTACCCACAATCTGTCGACCGCCTTGTCGATTTTGCAGTTTTCTTGGAACAGATTCAGGCATGTAGAATGCAGACCTACCGCCTCGGTAGCATCTGTGCATCGCCTGCAGCTTGGTGCCCAGCAAATGTATTTGGCGCCAACCCTGATGCTCCGGGAGTCGGGGAATACCGCACGGTCTAGACAAACCCCCGATTCTGGTTCAAGACCGTTACCTAGTACTGCGGAGCTGGCTGTTAGCCGATGGATGAGCATAAGAAAGTTGTTGCCAAAACTAACAAGTCACAAAGCTTACCCCAACCAACAATGGTTTGCTGCAGATACCGCATTGAGTACGAAGGCGATGATGTCCCGGGACTCCACCTACCAAGGAGCTCATGATGACATTGAATGAAGATGTAATACGAAG harbors:
- a CDS encoding hypothetical protein (EggNog:ENOG41); its protein translation is MANAAEVQAANGFNGHHHHYKQQKTHLSEFGTHMVAASGEFVGTFLFLYFGYAGNIIAVLQEPATGPNGTLANNTIIWIAMAYGFSLLVNVWAFYRISGGLFNPAVTFGLCLAGQLPWMRALYLFPAQLIASMCAGGLVEAMFPGSASQANTTLGPNTSIAQGVFLEMFFTAQLVFVVLMLAAEKSRDTFLAPIGIGLSVFVALIPGVFVTGGSLNPVRSFGCAVGGRDFPGYHWLYWVGPLLGGALAAGYFRLVKMMHYEEANPGQDSPVDV